The nucleotide window TCACCCGCCGCGACCTCAAGTTCCTCGACGACAACGAGCAGAAGCTCGAAGAGGTGATGACCAAGAAGAACCTCGTGACCGCCCCCGAGAACACGACGCTCGACGCGGCCGAGAAGATCCTGACGAAAAATAAGGTGGAGAAATTGCTCCTGGTTGACGATCAATTCAGACTGAAGGGGTTGATCACGATCAAGGACATCGACAAAACGCAAAAGTTCCCGCACGCGGCTAAAGACGCTCGCGGGCGACTGATGGTCGGGGCGGCGATCGGGGTGTGGGACTTCGAGCGGGCCGCGTCGCTGATCGAGGCGGGAGTCGATGTGCTGGTGGTGGATTCGGCCCACGGGCACAGCCTGAACGTCATTGAGACGGTGCGGGAGCTGAAGAAGCGGCACAGCATTGATGTGATCGCGGGGAACGTGGCGACCGTGGACGGCGCGCGGGCCCTGGTGGACGCCGGGGCCGACGCCGTAAAAGTCGGCATCGGGCCGGGTAGCATTTGCACCACCCGGGTCGTGTCCGGCGTCGGCGTGCCGCAGATGTCGGCCATCGCCAACGCGGTGAAAGGGCTCGCGGGAACCGGGGTACCGATCATCGCCGACGGCGGCGTCCGGTACAGCGGCGACATCACCAAGGCGCTGGCGGCCGGAGCGTATTCGGTCATGATCGGCGGGCTGTTCGCCGGCCTGGCCGAGAGCCCGGGGCAACTGATTCTGTTCCGCGGTCGCTCGTTCAAGCAGTACCGCGGGATGGGGTCGATGGGCGCGATGATGGCCGGCAGCGCGGACCGCTACCAACAGGGCGGGGCGCAGTCGGCGAACGGGAAACTGGTGCCCGAGGGGGTCGAGGGGCGGGTCCCATTTAAGGGACACCTCTCGCCGTTCGTGTACCAACTGGTCGGCGGCGTGCGTGCCGGAATGGGGTACTGCGGCTGCAAGACGCTGGACGAGTTGCGGACCAAGGCCCGGTTCATTCAGGTGACCGCGGCGAGTGTGCAGGAGAGCCACCCGCATGACATTGCTATCACGCAGGAAGCGCCGAATTACAGTTCGGTCGATCACGCCGGGGACGCGGGCGGCTAAGGCCGCGCTGCTCCTCGCACTCATGGCCGCGCCGGCCCTCGCGCAGCCGCCCGCACCCATCCCGGGGGGCAACCTCGTGCCCGGGGCGGGCGGAGCGGGCGCCGCACCGCCGAACAACGTTCTGCCCAACGGGCTGGCGCTGCCGCCGGGCTACCGCCCGCGGACGCCGCCGGCCCAGGCTCAGGCGGCGCAGCCGTCGCGGCCGGCCCCGCAACCCACTTCGGGCGCGGCTCCGGGTTCCTCCGGAACCATGATGTACTTCCACAAGCCGGCCGACGCGCTGACCGCGACCGGCGGCGGGCTCCCGGCGACCGCCGGCGACGGCGTCGCACAACTGGGCGGCCGCGAGTCGCCGGTGGCGCTCCCGGTGCCCGACGCCGCCCCCGTCCGCCCGGTGCTGCCGCCGGTCACCGTGGCCCCGGTGGCAACGGTCCCCGCGCCGGCCGCGTTCGGCGCCCAGCCGGCGGCCCAGCCGCCCATGCAAAAGGCGTCGGCCGGTGACTCGAACGCGTTGCCGAAACAAGATTTCAAAAACAGAGTGGTCGAGGTGGACCCGAAGGAGATCCAGTTGCCGTCGCGCGACAAGATCTTCGGGGTCTCGTACAACGACGCCGAACTCCGGCAGGCGATCGTGGAGGCCGCGTTTAAAGACCGGCTGCGGCTCCTGGAGAAGTCGCTCAAGGACGACGCGGCCGCCGGGAAACCCACGGCCGGCACCGAGGAACTGATCCGCAACTTGCGCGCGGTCAAGGACCCCCGCACGCTGCCCGAGTTCGAGTTCCCGGCGCTGCCGGTGGTCAGCCCGGCGGGCGTCGCGTACCAGCCGAAAACGCTCGCGTACCCGGCCAGCAAGCTCACCATCGAGCCGCTGTACGTGGTCCACCGCCGGCTCCACTTCGAGCAGCGGAACTTCGAGCGCGCCGGCTGGGACCTGGGGCCGATGACGACGCTCGTGTCGGCCGGGAAGTTCTACCGCGACGTGCTGCTGTGGCCGGCCGGGCTGGTGTCCGGTTGCACCTACGGGTTTTGGGACACCAACGCCGGCAAGTGTCTGCCCGGGAGCCCGACTCCGCTGTACCTGTACCCGCCGAACTTGACCTGTGGCGGCATCATGGCCGAGGCCGGCTTGGTCACCGGGTTCGCGTTCCTGTTCCCGTAAGAGCACGGCAAAAGTCAAAAGGTGAAGGGCGGAAGTGGTAGAATCGAACGGTGGGAAACCGCTTCGGTTCTACCGCTTCCGCCCTTCACCTTTTGACAGCACTGTTGCCTTGAACGATCCCTGGTTGGACCCTCGCACGGCGTACGTTCACGTCCCGTTCTGCGCGCACCACTGCGGGTACTGCGATTTTGCGGTGACGGCGGGGCAGGACCACCTCATCGAACTGTACCTCGAAGCGGTCGGCGCCGAACTCGCGGGGCTGCGCGAGCCGCGCCCGGTCGAGAGCCTGTTCATCGGCGGCGGCACCCCAACGCACCTCTCGGCCGATCAGTTGCGGCGGCTGATCGAAACGGTGACGCGGTGGCTGCCGCCGGGCCGCGGCGCGGGGCGGGAGTTTTCGATCGAAGCGAACCCCGATTCGCTGACCGAGGAGAAGACCGCGGTGATGGCCGCGCTCGGTGTGAACCGGGTCAGCGTCGGGGTGCAGTCGTTCCGCCCCGAATCGCTCGCGGCGCTCGACCGCCGGCACGCCCCGGAGCACATCGGGCGGGCCGTGGACGCGGTTCGGAAGCACATTCCCGTCGTGTCGTTCGACCTGATCTTCGGGGCGCCGGGTTCGACGATCGAGGGCTGGCGCGCGGACCTCGACGCGGCGCTGGCGTTCGACCCGCAGCACGTTTCGACCTACGGGCTGACCTACGAGAAGGGCACGCCGCTCTGGAAGCGCCAGACGCGCGGGCTGGTCGAGGCCGTGCCCGAGGACACCGAACTGGCGATGTACGAGCACGCGATGGACCGGCTCGCGGCGGCCGGGTTCGAGCACTACGAGATCTCGAACTTCGCCCGGCCCGGGTACCGGTGCCGGCACAACGAGCGGTACTGGGCCAACGACGCCTACTATGGGTTCGGGGTGGGTGCGGCGCGGTACGTGAACGGCAGCCGCGAGCTGAACGTGCGCGACACGAAGCTCTACATCCGCAAGGCGCTCGGGGGCGAGGATGTGACGTTCCAACGCGAGACGCTGGAACCGCGGGCGCGGGCGTTCGAGACGCTCGCGACGCAGTTGCGCCGGGCCGACGGCATCGATCGGGTACCGTTCCGCGCACAGACCGGCTTCGACCTGGACGCGCTGGCGCCGGTGGCACTGGCGCTCTTCCGCGACCACGGCATCGTTACCGACGACGGACACCGCGTACGATTAACGCGCCGCGGCAAGTGCGTGGCAGATGCGGCTGTCGCCGAACTGTTGAAGGAATCCGATGGTCTGGTGGATTAAGAGCGTGAGCCTCATACTACTCCGTTAATTCGCCACAAATAATTACAGTGTCGCTACTTATGGCGATCTGCACCTACAGGCCCGTGCACCCGCAATGGGTTCAAATCCCAGCGATTCTGGCGAGTCCGTTCACGAGAGCAGCAAACATCCCGCTGGGGCAGTGAGCATTCCATTTGACTCAAGTCCAGATCCTACAAGGTGTTCCGTCGAGATGTGTCCTGGTGGCGTGTACATAACACGTTGTAAAATAAGCAGTTGTGGCGAGGTAACGGAGTAGTACTCAAGCGGGTTGGAAAAATACGCCTCATTGAACAACGTCTATTGACTTGGAAGCCGCACAAAACAACAATCCTCTCTTCAATCACAGCTCAACTCTCCCGAATCGCGGCGATTGTCCGTGTCAGACTGGATCGAATGCTGATCGCGTTGGCAATTGATTAGCAATTTCTCTGGTTGTTTCTTTCGCACAGTCGTCTGCCTGAAGCCTTTCGCACGGAGTACGCGCCCATGCTGAGCGAAGCCTTGCGCCGGTTCGTCCGCCGTCTCTTGGCCCGGTCCCCGTTCCGCGAGCCCTTCGGGCGGTCGTCGCGTGTTGTCACCCGCCACACCGGCCTGCCGTACCGGTTCCGGCTGGCGGGGCTCGAGGCGATCGAGAGTCGGGACCTTCCCGGCTCGCTGCTCGCCCTCGAGTCCCTCCCGACGTTTCAGGACCTCAGTTTCCCCGCGCCGCCCGCGGGCGTTCCGGCCCTCACCTCCTGGTTGGGTGACAATCCGGTCGGCAGCGGTTCGGCTTCTTCAGCCGCCGAAAGCTCAACCCCTGCCGTCCTTGACTTCTCCGGGAGCGACTCCGACCGTGGGGGCTCTGGCGCATCGAGCGATGAGCCCCTGTCGGGTTTCCACAGCACCGTTGATGACGATTTGGGGATCTCCTGGGACGTTCCGTTCGCTGCGCTGGGCGAAATGCCGCCCGCCTCAGCCCCGAACCCGAATGGTACGGCCGGCGGTCCCGCGGGGTTCGGGGAGAGCCCGACCGGAGGGTCGTCAGGCAGCGGGTCGGGAGGCGGCGGACTGGAAGGTGAAGGAGGTGGCACCGGAGGAACCGGGGGAACGGGTGGTGGTTCGGTTGGCGGGCCGGTGGGCGGCGGTCTGGAAGGCGAAGGAGGTGGCACCGGAGGAAGCGGAGGGACGCCGGGGGGCGAAACGGGAGGTGGTGGAGAAACGGGCGGCGGGGAGACGGGAGGTGGCGGGGAGACGGGCGGCGGGGAGACGGGAGGTGGCGGGGAGACGGGCGGCGGAGAAACGGGCGGCAGCGGTGGTACCGGCGGCGGCACTTCGTCGACCGGCGTCTGGATCGAAGCCGACAACGATTACGTTTACCGCGGCGATACCGTTACGTTCTACGTCCAGACATCGCTCACCCCCGAGCCGGTGTACACCTCGATCGAGTGGGATTTTGACTACCAGGCAGGCAACTTCCAGGCCGACGTTTCCGGTACCGACGAGTTCGCTCCACACACGTTCACAAGCGTGGGGAATGCCACGGTTGCCGCGCGGTTGACCAACGCCCAAAGTGTTGAGGTCGTCACGACGGCTGTCACGGTCCACCACGAACCGCCCGTCCTCACCGTCCCGGAAAACCTCACGGTCGTTGCCGGCAACACCAAGACGCTGACCGTAACAGCCGACACCGATGTCGCCATCACCGGGGTTGAGTGGTGGGTCGCCCTCGACGGCTGGGAGTACGAGCAGGTCTCGGACATGACCACGCTCGCGGCGGACTACGAGTTCGAGACCTACGGCGACTACGACTTCTGGGTCCAGGTAACCGACGCCAACGGCGAGGTGGCCGAGAGCGGGTTCACCGTCAAGGCGACCAACGACACGCCGGACGGGTACGCGTTCTACCGGACCGCGACCGGTGTCGTCAACGCGACGGTCGATGAGGGGAGCGTGGTCACGTTCGTGGTCACCGACCTCGACCGCGAACTCGATGTCGAGAACACCGACTCGCTGACCGTGGAGGTCGATTGGTACGGGACCGGAGAGTACGACATCGTCAACGACGGCGACTGGACGTTCAACCGGGAACTCAAAACGGTCACGTTCGACACCCCGTACGAAGACAACCCGGAGGGCGGAACCGTCTGGCACGCCAAGGTCCGGGTAACCGACGATTGGGGGGCGGCTACCGACGACGCCGTTGATGTCCACGTCCGCAACGTGGCCCCGACCGCAACGGTTCAGGCGGGCACGGTCATCTCGACCGTGGCCACGGGCGGCCAGGATGTGCGTGTGCTGTACGACCAGGAGTTGCTCTCGTTCGAGAACATCGTCGAACCGTCCGAGGCCGACCTCGAACAGATGGAGTTCTTCTGGATAGTCGACGGGACCCGGCTGGGGAACACGGCCGCCGTTCCGCTACCCGACTACACGGTGGCCCGGCCGCACATCGTCGAAGCGTACATGAAGGACAAGGACGGCGGCGAGACGCCACACGTCACCTTCAAACTCGTGGTCGCACCGGCGCCCATCCCGGCTGCGCATGCGATGGGCATGCCGGAGGGGACTGGGGACCCCAACGACCCGAACGAAGGGGATTTCTTCACCACCGATTCGGGCCTCTTGGTCGAGCCGCAGTTGGGCGACGGACTGCCAAGCGCGACCGTGTTCGGCAAGTTTATCCCGACCGACATGACTGTTGACAATTACCTCCAGTACGCGAGCTGGCCCATCGTCCGCCGGTCGGTCGGGGTCGGCCAGGGGTTCAGTGTCAAGTTCACCTACGATCCGGAGAGCCTAGCGTTCGCTGCCGCGCACGGGTACACCCTCCGGTACCGGTACGCGATCGACGTGCAGTACCCGTCCGACGGGCACGGGAGCGGGCCGCTGCCGCCGCACCAGTACACCAAGACCGCGAGCGACACCATCTCGGTCTCCGGTCAGCCGGAGGACCGGGTCATCATCGTGACGGTGATCCCGGAGATGCTGAGCGGCGGCACCGTGGTGCGGTCGGCCGGGCCGCACCAAGTGATCGCCACCACCCCGCGGTCGCAGTCCACCTGGGATCAGGCGGTGGACCTGTGGAAGATGGTCCGGGACCTGGCCCCGCAGCTCGGCAGCGCGGCCGCCAACCTGTTCACGTCGCTGTCCGGGAGCGGGTTCACGACCCTGATGAGCAACCTGGAGGCCGGGCTGACCGGGGCGCTCAGCGACTTCGTCAGCGGGTTCCAGACGACCAGCAAGAAGGCGTTCTTCGAGTGGCTCGGGGCGGGCTCGACCACCCTTCTGTCGAACCTGGCGAACGCCAACTTCAACGAGTGGGAGGACATCCAGGCGTTCCTGCTCGGGTACGCCGGGCTGACGTGGGACAACGTGCAGGCGGTGATGCTGCAGGAGCTGGGTGCCGGGAACGTGGCGGCGGTGACGAAGATCTACGACGACTACTTCGCAGCCGAGTCGGACACGTCGAGCGCCCGATCGCTGATGGCGTTCGTCAATAAACTCGATCCCAACCTGGTCGAGGGGCTGAAGACCAAGGCGATGGAGCAGATCACGATCGCGGCGGGGCGAGCCGTGGCCCAGGCGGCGTCCATGTTCCTGCCGGGTGCGGGTGCGATCCGCGGGCTGTACAACGCCCTTCAGTGGGCGCTCGACAACCGGACCCAGATGGGGGACATGTTCACCAAGATCGTGGACAGCCTGAACGCGCTGGCGGCGGGCAACGCGGGCAACTTCCGGGCGGAGCTGTTGGGGGCCATGAACGCATCGCTCGGGCCGCTGATCGGTCTGGCGGCGCAGCAGTTCGGTCTGAACAAGCTGCGGGACGAACTGAAGCGTCTGACCGAGTACGTGCCGCAGCGGGTGGACAAGCTGCTGCGGGACCAGGTGGCGGCCGTGGCCAAGGGGCTGGGTGGCGGGGTGATCACGGGGGCCGAATCCGGCAAACTAACATCGACGCAATTCACGTTCGCGTACAAGGGGAAGAGCTACAAGCTGGTGCCGGTGGAGGCGGGAACCGCGTCGCAGTTGAAGATCATCCACCAATCGGAGGGGAACAAGGTCCACGTGTTCACGGCCCAGGACTTCGACGGGCCTGCTCTGGCCAAGTACCAGGAGGTGATGGCGGCCGAGGTGGCGGTGCGTGCGGCGGCGAGCGGTCCGACGCGAGTGGCCATCAAGCAGAACGTTAACGGTGCAGGCACCACCGCGCCGCAGCCGAAGGCGAAGTTCGCGGATCTGAAAGCGAAGCAGGCGGCCCTGGACACCAAGCTGGCGGACCTGACGGCGTACCTGCAAGCGAACGGGTGCAAGTACCTGAACGCGGGTTGCTTCGCGGCCGGGACCAAGCTGCTGACGCGGCGCGGGTGGGTGGCGGTCGAGTTACTGGGGATCGGGGACGAGGTTGCCAGCCGCACCGAGCACGACCTGACTGGGCCGGTGGAGTGGAAGGCGGTGGAGGACACGTTCCGCCGCATGGGCCGGGTGCTGCACCTGCACTTCGCGGGCGGGGAGCTGATCCGCACGACGCCGGAGCACCCGTTCTGGGTGGACGGGAAGGGGTGGACCGCGGCCGGGTCACTGGCCGCGGGGGACCGGATCGCGACCTTGTCAGGCGAGTGGGTGCCCATCGCCGAGGTGTTCGACACCCAGGAATGGGAGCCGGTGTACAACCTGCGGGTGGCCGACCACCACACCTACTTCGTCGGCGACGACAACTGGGGGTTCGCCGCCTGGGCGCACAATGCGTACGTTGTCGTGCACAAGAAGGTCGGCAAGAAATATGTTTGGAGTGTTGAGGACGAGAGTAAGCAGACACCTGCTGCATCTGTAGATCGTTACGTTCGCGATGTATTTGGTGCGAGAGCGACCTTCGCCACACAGGACATTGCTCTCAAAGTGCGTGACCAGCAGCAAAAGGCGGAGGAGAAAGTAACGGCTCTATCTACCGATGACGGAGATCGTTTTGAGTTCTTAGCGCGAATCTCTCACGCACCAAGCCGGCATTCCGAACTCATTTTCAGGCCGGATGGAACTATTTGGCAGGAAATCGATTTTGAAGTCAACGGCCGCATTTACGAAACTGGAATTTCGCTTGGGTCGAAACAGGAGCAACTCATCCGCTATGGTATCATTGCGCGCGCTCGAGGAATGACCGTTGGCGTCATCTTCGGGCCACGAGCATCATCGACAACAGTGCGAACTTACTACGCTACACTCTCCGTGCCATTTAGCAATGCACTTATTCAAGAAGAGATGCCGCCGGGAGTAAGTATCTCGGATAGTCAGATTGTCGCCTCGTATTTTACCACATTTGAAGGTCGGACTTATGGTTTTCCCGCGCCAATAATAGGTCAAAATTCAATGCTCATTTGGCCTACTGACTGGGAAAGGACGACTAACTGATGAGCTCGCGCTGGTGTTGGTTTGGATACCCGGCGCCGGGGCGGTCACTCAATCCGTCAGCAGGTTTGGCCGCGCTCGGCAACTCATTCCGTCCCGATCCGCCATCCGTTTATACAATGGCGGCCGAAAAAAATCCGGACTCTCCCGATATCGGTTGGCTCCGGCGAACCCGACTGAGTGAGCCGGTTTCGCTCGCGCTCCGCCATCGGCTCTCGATGGGAGAGAACATTAAAGCTTTTCTTCGATTTGAAGGGGTAGAATCGGGCTTTTACCAAACAGCCGCGGAATTCTACTCGTTCCACTCTGCCCGGAAACCCGAGCTGATCTTGGTGTACTCAACTCACGAGACGAGCTTCCAGCAACAGATTATGCTTCGATACGTGCGAATATTTGCATCTGCCGCCAATGCCGCGTACTTGATACGAACGAATGAGATATGGAACCTCGATGAACTATTCATATTGTCCGAGCCGGTGCCTGAACTGCGATTCCCAGATCCGGCATTCGGGCACGGGGTGTACGAGGTCTGCGTCAACGCCGCCAACGGCGGGTTGAAACCGATCGGATTAGAAGCGGTACCTGGCGAGCCGGTTGAAGCGGGCTTCATCAGTTTTGCCGCACTACGACCGGCATGAACGAGATAGAGGTAAGCGTTCACAGTTGATGAAGTTGGCAATCACCAGATTGCGTAGAAGAATTTTCGTCATCACTTTTCTGTTAGCTCGACGACGTATCCGGGCAGCCGCGAGCACCGATCGGTGTTCGCGGCCGCGGTCGCGGCGCGTTCGTGCTGTCCCGAGCTATACCCGATGAGGATTGGTCGGCCGGGCGGGACTAAGAACCGCAGTTACGCTTCACCGAACGCGGGCGCGTCGCTCACGACGAACTGGACGGCCTGCGATTGAATCGGTCGCTGCTCGGCCACGTGTTCGGCCGGATGCCCGATCCGCTCTATGTGGCGGACCGCGCTGGCGACGTGTTCGGCCCCGGCATTGGGGTCGACATTGATGGTGGCGAACTAGGCCCGCAACCGCTCGATCACCTCATCCGGTGACAGATAAGATTGCCCGTCCGGTAGTCCTAGCCAATGAGTCATTCGCCTTGTCTTCTAAACAGCAGCTCATTCTGCGATCAGAAAGCGTTCAGCGACGGGATACAGCGCGTTGCCCAGTGGCCCGTTACTTCCCGCTGTATCAACGAAGAGAGTCGCCGTTCGCACCGGCCGTCAAGGTTCGCGTTCAGCGCGGCCAAGTCGTGTAACAGATCGCAGGACGGATCGGTTTTGAACGCGGCTTCGGTCTCGTCGCGGGTGCGGACCAATGCCTCTCGTGCGAGGGTGGGAACGGCTGCCAACTGAACCCAGTAACTCTGCGCGAACGAACAGCGACCCCTTCAGCCCTTGCTGGTATCGAAGGGCGTTGTGGTGGGACCACGAGAGCTTCGCGACATCATCTGTACCGCACCGGCTTCACACCTCGATTGTCTCGCGTATCACAGGGTCTTCTTTACAGATCCCTTCAGCAACGGCATTTTCGGCAAGGTTGAAATGCGTTGATCCGGACTCACCATGGAGCGCGTTGCCATCAGGTTGGTAGGGGGCCGCAGCGGGCGCTACACGAATCATGTGGCCGAGGCCCCAGGTGCAGCCAGCCTGCCAGGGTTAGTGACAGAGGAGTGGGTGCTCGCGGCACGAGCGACATTCGCGGACGGGACGGGCGATGGGGTATGAACTGACGTTCCGCGGGCGATTCGCTGCCTATTCGCTGGTACGGCATTACCACCGAATCGCGCCCTCAAAACCCGGACAATCGCTCCCGGTGAGCTGATCTGGGCTTCCGCGTAACGCGAAACGTCTGCTGTAACACGTTTCTGCGGCGACTCTTACGGCGGGTGCTGGTTCGGCACAGGGAACACCCGTCTCGGGCGAAAACTGGTGCGGTCGCTTCACCCGAGGCTTCTCAAACGGCCAGAACTACCACGCAGGGGGAATTGGCGATGTGCGTGAAATCGATGCCGCGTCCGAGTCACAGAGGGGCGTTTCACCTCCGAGTTCACGCCCCTCTGTTTGGAGGATTACGCCTTCACCAGGATGGCCCCTTCGCCGTTGCGGAGGGTGATCGAGGTCACGTACTGGCCCAGCGTGCCGTTCGAGTTCACGATCCGGTACGTGCCGCCGAGCTGGTGCGTCGTCGCGGTGTTGTTGCCGGTCGTCCCTTCGCCCTTGCCCTGGGCATACGACAGGGGCTTGTACAGCACCAGCGCGTTCTCGTACTCCCGCGCCATCACCTGGTACGTGAGGGCCGAGTTCGCCGGGTCGGTTCCGGTGGCGAGCACCTTCATGGAGCCGACCGGCGCGCCGACGTTCACGTTCACCGCCGGCGACCAGTGCTCGGTCCACGAGGACGACGGGCTGTCGCCGCCGAAGAACATCAGGAACGAGCGGTCCGGGTCCGCGACCAGGTAGTAGTACGCGAGCGTCGCGAGCTGCGTGCGCGAGTCGTACCGCGACCCGCCCTCGGGGCTGCTGTCGATCACCAGGTACGGCGCGTTCGGGCTGTTCAGCCGGCGCTGGATGAGGTTCACCGCGTCGCCCACCTCGGACCAGTTGGCCGACATCGGGCGGATGAGGAACTCCTCGAACGACCCCGCGGAGCCGGCGGTGATCGCGTCCGCGGTGGTGGACCCGCCCGCGGTGTTCGCCAGCACCCACCGCGGGGCGATCGCCCGCGACACGGCGCTCATCAGCGCGCCGGAGTCCTCGGCGAACGTGGCCGTCGGCTCCAGCACGCTGGTGCCCGCGAACGGCACCTTGCCGGTCGCGTTGTCCATGAACACCCCGTCGGCCAGCGGGTTGGCGGTCAGCAGTTGGACGTGGTACTCCTGCGCCCAGTGCCGCACCGCGGACGACGACGGGTTCGTCACGAACCGCATCTGGCCGTAGTAGGGGTAGAACAGCCGCGTCTCGTACACGAACCGGGCGTCGAACCCCGCCTGGCGGCCGGCGTACTCGGCGTCGTTCAGGTAGCCGTCGTGGTCCTTGTCCGCGGCGTAGTCGAACGCCGGGATGGTGCCCGTGCTGGCGCCGTTGGCGTTCACGTAGTCGCGCCCGAAGATCGTCTTCAGCTCCGGGGCGGAGCCGGCCGCGCCCGCGGTGACGCGGAGCCGTACCGAGTACAGCAGCGCGCCGCCGGGCGTCGCCGCGGCCGGCACCCAGTCCTTCGGCGGGTCGAATGTGATCCGCCCCGAGGTCCGCAGCGCCGCCGTCTGGTCGGATGTGAGGGTGAGCGTCTTCCAGGCGGTCGGGTTGCCGCTCGCGTCCACGGCGGTGGCGTACTCCCACACGCCCGACCAGTTCCCCGTCGCGCCGTTCCCGAGCGTGACGTTCATCTCGCGGAACTTCTCGACGTACCCGAACGACGTGGTGGTGCCCGCGGCCCCGAGCGACACGGCCGTTGCGCGGCCGCCCCGCGCCGCCGAAGTAATGTCCGTCGGGGTCCCGGTGCCGTTCGACTGGTACGCGCCCCAGAACCAGTTCACCGGCTGCGACGACGGGCTGGAACCGGTGAACGCGGTCGCCTTCGTGACGTGGTAGAACGCCAGCTCGCGCGACACCCCGGTGCGGTCCGCGTACGCGAGCCAGCTCGTCAACAGCCCCTGGTAGAGGTTCGAGACGTTGCTGTAGATAAGCTGCGGGGTGTCCGGGCTGGCGCCCTGGATGGCGCCGAGGTAGCTCGGGTTCGGGATCACCAGGTCGACGCTGTCGCGGAGCAGTTGCTGCTCGAACGCGCCGGTGATCGGGG belongs to Gemmata obscuriglobus and includes:
- a CDS encoding putative glycoside hydrolase, whose amino-acid sequence is MPSLRTRLSFESLETRENPSVLFTETFDAVATPALPSGWATWSSDGTAALASATGSGMEGTAGALSQGGSRTAALAWHPQTVPADAGVSTSLRADSLVPAFVFARGSNLETGDRSYLAAVVTRGLKVQLVEVSGGTARVLGTVSSPGSSYLSGQWIRVSLVPDGATAKVEVTRADTGQYLTAAGTWQAAATSAISATTTLAAADGKVGIGRNALYAGAVALDNFSAFVADPPVVPGVVTQSFDSTAAGALPVGWSGWSTAAANGFQTSTARALSPSNGLASNGLSNTAARAWADAELPADIDVSAAVYLDSLIPAQVFARGSNLQGGTPTYYAISLTRGLTAQLVKVVNGTETVLGSIKSTAYVSGVWVRARLVAEGDRLRVQLYRTDTRQWLTPDGSWSDSPDFVLDLRDASITAGGRAGVGRKAAASGALTVDDFEAKPAGQSTGPQVTVTRVNGASGAGGDVTGEVTFRATITGDFERVEFRLNNQVRAVSATTPAEWTFDSTTVVNGTYTLTVRAFDSAGNVTSKEITLTVSNPNMDPLPAPEIPRHYSYIRIAQLAYSGTPITGAFEQQLLRDSVDLVIPNPSYLGAIQGASPDTPQLIYSNVSNLYQGLLTSWLAYADRTGVSRELAFYHVTKATAFTGSSPSSQPVNWFWGAYQSNGTGTPTDITSAARGGRATAVSLGAAGTTTSFGYVEKFREMNVTLGNGATGNWSGVWEYATAVDASGNPTAWKTLTLTSDQTAALRTSGRITFDPPKDWVPAAATPGGALLYSVRLRVTAGAAGSAPELKTIFGRDYVNANGASTGTIPAFDYAADKDHDGYLNDAEYAGRQAGFDARFVYETRLFYPYYGQMRFVTNPSSSAVRHWAQEYHVQLLTANPLADGVFMDNATGKVPFAGTSVLEPTATFAEDSGALMSAVSRAIAPRWVLANTAGGSTTADAITAGSAGSFEEFLIRPMSANWSEVGDAVNLIQRRLNSPNAPYLVIDSSPEGGSRYDSRTQLATLAYYYLVADPDRSFLMFFGGDSPSSSWTEHWSPAVNVNVGAPVGSMKVLATGTDPANSALTYQVMAREYENALVLYKPLSYAQGKGEGTTGNNTATTHQLGGTYRIVNSNGTLGQYVTSITLRNGEGAILVKA